Within Cucumis melo cultivar AY chromosome 4, USDA_Cmelo_AY_1.0, whole genome shotgun sequence, the genomic segment AAAAGGTATTTTTCTTTAGTGAAACTTTTCCTTGTAAATTTTAGGAGTCTTTTccttatatttttttcaattgcTTGCAACTGCAGACTGTTATTTTAGTCtaatttatttgaatttatttatttatttatttatttattccctaaataatatatataagagtgtattaaaatatagtaaattattaaaattattttaaaaaattcattaatcTCTTCtatctcatttatttttttcctatattttttaatatatatatatacacacatacatacatacatatatatatatatatatatatatatatatatatatatatatatttctattcATAACAAATTTCCTAGTATAAtacataatttaattatgtaaattatgtattaaatcatattcaaatatactttttttttctcttaatctATAATTTTAACATGAATCTCATTTACATtaattttaatctatagttttaatatgaaaccaattaatattaatttaatatatttgaaTCTTTATGTAACTATTAATACTCTAATATTAGAAAGTTTACATATGAATCTTATCCAAGATGAGTTTTATACTTAATGTATCTATATGTATATACATTATGTAATTGAATTATATACGATAAACataaattttgttaattaatttgaacCTCTTGAAATATAGAAAACCACCAAATAGATCCTTTGAACCCAAAAATACATATCAACGATAAAGGGCAATACTAATTTAAAGATTTACTAAAAAGTAGGACACATGGATTAGAACTAAACGTTGTATTTAAACACAGagagtaaaataaaataaaatttaaagtaCATAAAATGAAAAGGATATTCTAAAATTTGGAAGAAATAGCATGCCACGAAATTCATATCATGGCTTGTCTATATCGCCTAGCTATTTGTGTCACCATGATTTGGCCAAAGTATTCACAAGGGataagttattatatatatatgtatatgggTACATTATTCTTcattgaagatgaagagaaGATTGTTGGTTGGTTTCCACATAAGAGAGAGTTGACTGTGCAGTGGCATCTTTAATTCCTCAATGATTTCCACTTACTACAAAAGCTCTGATATTTATTTaacttctctctctttttctctcttaaaaaacaaaaaagaaaaaccctttttctttctctatctATATCACCTTTTTCTGTTCCCACTTCCTTTACGCATTTTCATGCATGTTTCTGTATGTACatacattattattactacAAATAATGCTTCCATGcatctatatatatgtatatgctTATATGCATGTACTGTGTATAGATAgggtatataattattaatacgTTGAAAATAATGCAATATTGGAACCTCCACTTGCGAAAAATTAGTTTAACTTAAAATGTTATAGTCCAAATATCTCTATCTAACtgatttttctttattattttataaagatATTATGCTACGATAATAATTATGGTATGTTTGAAAGTGATAATGGTAAACTAATTTTAACGAAGtgaaaattgaatttaaatatagTTAAAAGTGTGTCTTAAAGTGATTTTGAGCttagaattttaaaattattgtcAAGTATACGTATAAGTATTTcatctttaattattttcttgaaaaaaaaaaggagagaggTGTGTTGGAACTCTGCTAAATTATGCATAAGTTGAGTTATACACAATGACTTTTCTTCGACTTTATTcttacatttttgttcttttaaaaaaaatacactaGAAATAGTTTTGGTTGTTAAAATGTATTTGAGTAATTTTGGTTGTGCCGTCAATATCTTCTTTTCTAGAAAATACActaaaaaaagtttaatttacCCTAATCAAGTCAGCTTAAACCCTTAAAGTTAGTGATAATAAATATAGTAGACAAAAAGTGGGTCATAATTAAATAATCCCCCctcccccccaaaaaaaattaaagataattaAAGCTATGTCTTAAgtaggtaaaaaaaaaaaaataatggcTCCAACAATCACACACAAATCAACTACCTAATGATTAAGCCAAGTTTGAAAAATTGATATTTGTTAAAGCTATGTAAATGTGTTAATCCACCACTAATTGAAGGCTTAATTGATAATAATTATGATGTTAGTTAATGATGATACAAACAGCAAAAAGTTGTGGGGAAAAGGAAAAACACATTACTTTAATTTAACCCAAGTTTTGGTTAATTCATTAGGTAAATTCAACGTttatcattcattttttttaacctatttcaATCTCATAATTGTATGTTTCTAAAGAGCACACAACACTTATGTATAGATTGTACAATTTAAATCTAATTTAGATTAACtcatacaaatatttttttttctttgttttaattatGAGTTTCACGATCTTTGTTAAGTGGCTTTATTCACTAAACTATGTTTGAGTATTGACTCAACTTATGTGAAAGGCAAAATTATGATGACAAAAAGGATTATGTATAACAAGAATTAGGTcactctaatttttttaaagttaaactTAATCATATGTGAAAGTGTGGATTATCAAATTTATACTTTGAGAAGAATCGAAGGAGCATTGTGTAGAAAAACACTCGCATTGATTTAGTACTGCTTGAACTACCAGAACTCTAACAGTGGAGTTAGTGATTGTTTAGAGAGAGCTAAAGAGGAAAATTCAGAACGTCAGAGTACCTCCTCTTGGTTATGTAAATATAACGGtcattatatttattaattaacttCGAGTCATTAATCAAAGTATTAACCAATTGTTATGAATTtgtttgatttattttactaGAAATCCAAACATAACTGAGAGTAAAACATTTAGACATAATCATTACGTTCATGGGGATCACCCCTTGTCAAACTTATATAGGGTGACCTTGACATTATTTTGGTCTCTATGGTCGATCCTATGAATTGAGACCTTCATGATAAGTCTTCATTATATTATAGTTGTCTCTGTAGCCTTCCTAACCTTCATGGCTGACCATTAGAGTCAACCATTTTGGTTCTTGTTGATTGTATGATGAGGATTATGATATCTCTTGCTTCAATGGTTATGCTTCTTTGGGTGTGGCTTCCATACTTAACCAAATAAATACAATATTTTTAGAAGGTGCACATGAGTTGGGTTGGAAGTGTTTTGACTTAACTCGAAAATTTTGATTGTTGGGTTACTATACTCGAATGACCCGAATAAAGTCTCCAATTTTGGTTGATTCTTAAAATTTGAGCTAAGGTTTGGGTTAAGTTATcggtttattttatttttcttttctattcacaaaaaatatttaaagttGTCTACAACATATAGtaataactaaaatttcataaaaatatatctaaatatatattagaaatttaTGTTGGGTTGGTTCAAGCTAGAATTTTAAAAGCATAAACCTTAGATCTACCCTAACCCAAGAGACCATAACAAATTTATCTCGATCCAACATAGAAATTAGAATCAACTCCATCCATTCATTATAATTTGTGGTGAATAGTTTGAATTATTCAAATTATTGAGTCATTTGAACCCCTCTAACTATGTTAGAACGGCCATCCAACCTCGAAAACATATTAATTCTCAAAAGATAGatatcaaaagaaagaaaagaatattgTAATGTTAGGATTTTGATAGTAGATCACAAAGtgttataaaaaaaagaataataaaagtgaaaaaatgaagaaacaTTATCAAACGGGCACACATTATTTTAAACACAtgtatataattttatttaaaaaaaaatcatatttcaACTATGATAGGACCCATTCTCAAAGTATAGTATAGTATATTATAAATTGAATAATTAGCAGAACCATTGGTCAGAgtagttttgttttctttcaaaatagagaaaaaaaaaccgATACTATGGGTTGTGGAAATTTCGATTTTAACCTTCTAACTTTATCAAATTAGACCATatataatatttcaaatttttatactTAGGTTCAATTTCCCATTAAATCAcatactaatatatatataatatttcttttttttcctcttcttttttctgttatgatttctttccatcgtgtttcttcttttctgattttttttacattatttaatctttacaaatgtaaacgatcgtgtaaaaaaagtaaacgatcatatagaaaatataaaagatcgtgcataaagaatcttgaaaaaaatacgATCATATAGAAAATATATACGAAAATTTACGATTTATTTAAGACATGTAACTTTTGAGTTTAGTTTAAATGAAAACAAGTGATATAGAtgagtttatttttatttaaaattacatTCATCCAATAGTAATACTTCGTGGGCCCTTATACATCATCTTTCTTTCCTTCGTCAAAGTCTAACAATAACCtttcattttcaaaaagaaaaaaaaaaaaaaaacgttgcCAATAATAATTAAATCTACTTTTagatattataaatataacaaattttgtGGTCTATTATTATAGATTTATATTAACAATATGATATATCAATCttacaaataatataatatcaaaaaaaattgtttttttaattttcaaatttttgaaaGATATGTGTTTGACCcgtaattttaaaaatgtacTTTTTTTTAGTACTCAAAATTTGGAAATGCATTATATTGTTATCAAAATTTggaaactaaaaaagaaaagaaaagaaaagaaaagaaaagaaaagtaggTTTCTAAAATATAGGGATTGATTTTGAGATATATTTTGAAAAGTGGAGGGGGTAAAGGTAATTATTCCTACAATCTATAAGTAAGGGAGGAAAGTTGTATGTAAAATTTGATAATATTAGTATTTAGAAGAGCGAAGGAGTGTGAGTTAGGAAGCGAAGGAGTATGTGTAGGAAGCGAAGGATGGAAAATAAATAGTCCCACCCAGCCTCCTAAAGGGTACCCTTCCCCTATATTATTTTAGCCTTACGCACCCGAAAACACGGCTGGGCTGACATTGCAACTCTTCTCCCAAAACTCTCAGACCAATTACCCACCCCTATCTAtcctcttctttttcctctGTTTCTTCTCTTCCTCAGGCGTCGCGTGGACAAAACTAAACCAACGCCCCCCTTCATTTTCCACTCTCTCTCCAAAATTCACTCACCTTTTCCCACCAAAACCCCTATGGATTTGTGGGATCACTCCGATCCACACCTTCTCCAACAACCACGTCGTTCTCGCCGCGATAACccttctttctcttcctctcttctcgaCGCCATTTACCGTTCCATCGACGAATCCAACTCCCAACCTGAAGACCACCTCATTTTCTATACTCATAACACCACTAAACACACCATACTCCCCGCAACTGTTTCCCAGGACCATGAATCTCTTAAATTCCGTATGATCGACACCTGGATCGATAAGAAGAAGAAACTCCGAAACATACGTGACTTTACTCTTTCCAGTTCCAGTTCCTCCGAATCCAGCTCAACTGCCGGTAGGAGATTTTCCTCCTCCGAAACAGAGTTTCTGTCACGTGCACTTCACCGGCCGACGAAGCTCAAGCCGAAGCCGAAGCCCATCAAAACCAATACATGGCCTCAAACCGAAATTATTACTCCAAATCCAAAACATGATAATGGGTTTGTTAAATCCAAATCCAAAGCTTCGAAAATCTATCACGATTTGAAGAAAGTGAAACAGCCGATTTCACCCGGTGCCCGACTTGCCAGCTTTCTTAATTCTCTCTTCAACGGTGGAAGTCCAAAAGCAAAGCAAAAGATATCAAGCTCTACTTGTTCTATCAATTCAACGAAATTCGATTACGACATGTCGAGAAAATCCAAATCTCAACAGGGATCCACATCTACTTGTTCCTCTGCTTCTTCATTTTCAAGGTCTTGTTTGAGCAAAACGCCATCTTCAAGAGGGAATATCAAGAGATCGGTTCGGTTTTGTCCAGTGAGTGTGATCGTGGACGAGGATTGTCAGCCATGTGGGCATAAAATTTTGCACAAATCAGAGGAACCCATTATGAAGAAAGGTAATTTGAAAAAAAGTAATGGGAATTTGGAAAGAGAGAAAGTGAAAACAGAGGATATGATGAAGATTAAttatgaggaagaagaagaagaagatgatgatgatgacgaCGACGACGATGCTTTGAGTTGTTCAAGTTCTGATCTGTTTGAATTGGATAATCTTTCAGTTATTGGAATTGAAAGATACAGAGAAGAATTGCCAGTTTATGAAACTACCCATTTCAAAACTAATTGTGCCATTGCTAAGGGATTGGTTTTGTAATTTTCCCAGCAaaattaggttaaaaaaaatCTGGGAAACAAGTTCTATCagttcttttctttattttcttctttaaggAATTTTGGGGGCTTACATAATTAAGAGAATAATTAGTTTCTCTTCTATTTTtgggttcttcttcttcttcttcttcttctttcatttagATGTTactatgaaaatttaaaattgtggTACTTATTATTAGCTTGAGAGTGACTATTTTATTGGGTACAAAATATCTTAATTAATTGATTTCTCTAGGTGAagtttgaaattctttttctaaGAAATATAAATACGTGGAGAATGGGAGAGTGAAGAATTGTGAGAGTAGTCTAAgttaaataaaacaaatattttaggagaaagaaaaggattATAAGTCTGAATAGTTCCAATTTATTCTTAATCATCATCATGGATATTCATGTTTAAACTTTGGAATCAAATTAAAGTTCAAGAAGTTGTTGTTATTACACGgatttcaatttaatttgttttagtaaaaaagaaaaatcaaactttggcGTATTACATTGGAAATTACAACTATTTTAACGTTTTGTAATTGtgttttaaaaatttcaaaataacatagtttttttttttttcccaattATGAATGGCTACATTAGTAGGTTTATTAGGGATTTCAAGCCTAACTTGTTTGACATTCTCAATTTTCGCAATTTCCATCAAATTAGGAGATTCATTCATCTATCAATCAACACAATATCCGAAAGTTCAAAGTTTCATAttactatatataaaaatggaattttagaaactataaatTTATAACTTAGCGTTAGGTTAAGTAAATGAGTGAATAAAGttgaagagaggaagaagagggACATGAAAATGGGAGAATAAAAGCAAAGGGCAGATTTTCTAAGTCAATCAAGTGGTTTAGAGAGAGAAATAggggaagagagagagagagagagagagagagagagagagagagagagagggttCCTTTTGCTTTGTCTTCCATTGGAGTTGTTTGTTGGGTTATTTATTTTGAGTGGGGGCCTGCCTTGCTTCAACATAACACCAATTCCCCTCTATTGTCAAAAAGTTGGTAATTTTGATTTTCATCTTTGGCTTTTTAAGGGCCTTTAAGTTTTCTctcttaattaataatattcacaacattctctctttcttttcttttctcttctcttctctttaaCGTCATTTTGGTTAAAGTTCTCACCTGAACAACTTCCTGTTTTCTGTTTCATTTTCTGCCTCAATTTCTTTTGCTTTTAACCTCCCCCCCTACTTTATGTAAAATAACAAATACCCTACAATGCCAATGTTTTTAATACTAACTGCTGTTAGGGCCGAGTTATTGGTAGAATATATAGGTTGTTCTAGTTCACTCTATGTTTGTATGTgtattataattattatgtatCGGTAGTATTTGATATTGCTACAATActttttcgtttttttccttcttctttacTACATTGTTCACTCTATGTTTGTATGTAAATTTAAACTTTTACGATtccataattatttataaaaaagaaaaaagaaaatgcatgTCATCATAAATGGAATGTTCTGCAGGGAGTCTCTACATGAGAGGTAGTGTCCCTATAATGTCTTAAGTGTGGGTTGAAAATATGTGATCTATATATTACTATTACCATTCATATGGAGGGACACACACCCATTAACTTTATTGGGATCCTCCaaggttttttcttttaaattatatatttattagtaTGGTCAATGTTTTTATGGTTATTTATCCCTTCACTTTTATagataatatatttatttaaacttttttttttttttttttataaagtgtGTAATAGTGGTCTTTTAACCTTTTTGACTTTGTGTCAAATAtagtttttcaattttctaacaCTATATCTCATCAATTTTTTTTGCCTTCAACGTTGCAGTGACCATACAATTCAATGAAATGAGAGTTTGAATTGATATCTCTTCCCATTTCAtgtgaactaataattatatttattcaGTTTTCAAATTGTATCAATTAGCACCATTTTGCATACATAGTTTCAATCAAACATCTAAATGACTACgatgaaaataattttaaataagttGTTAGaattacatttaaaattaattgttgATGCATTCGATTTTTACATGTGTATTATATTGACTTCTTTAAATGTCTTATTAATAAAATAGGCAATTAGAGTATATTGTGGGGACaaattaatttcaaagaaaatcTTAATCGATAGAAACCAAAATTGATCTATCCTCCTGAAAATTTAAggatttagggtttaaattATAATTACCACACACGACATTTATCTAAAGCAAATAAGATGTAAGGTGTAAATTGATGCTCTTATGaaaattcaagatttaaattgaaaaaattattagTTAGAAGTTAAATTGATGTGATAGTTGCATATATATCACAATTAGCTGGACCTAAAGTTAGCAGATATATAACataaatccaaaaaaatttttaaacaattttattaaatcatatattgataataagaatctatcaatgataaagaGATTGCTAATATATTTtcctatatttataatttttaaaaaatattgttatacatttaatcattaaaaatttatcaaaaataaaatatttgtcaaaatatttacaattaaaaacataacaaatataCGTACCGtagttaaatatatattatatactaAAATGATATcaacttgaaaaagaaaaaaaaatgtcacgAACACTTTTGGCGGCCATACATTTCAAAAAGTCATGTGTTTTTACTTTGAGAATGACAAGAGATTAAATAGTAATTTTGACGGAGATTTATTTTCTCATTGGATATCATGCTATATACCATTTTGAAAGCCTCGAAGATATATTTACTTTTTAACCGATTAGTAAGAAAACAAGTTTAGTTTAATTGACGTAGATATACAGTGGAGGAGAGTTTTTATGTATATTAAATAACGTAGGATTTGTAATGAATAAAAATGGGGTTGTTTAAATTGAAAAGTACAATAGCAGTACTATTTTAATAATGACAATAATAACACTAAGCCTTGCCAACACATTACAAATCTTAATTTAATCACATAAATAATTTAGGGTTTAGTAATtgaaattagaaagaaaagaaatagacaTAAATGGAAATgagagagggggggggggggggttgggCCCCTTAAAATGATGATGACATTTTGATATGCAAACTAAGTAAagttaattaactaattaatataattattgttaACAACCAAATTAAGGGGGGGGAAATGGGAAAGGGTTTTGGAAAGCAACCTTAGCTTAGGGTGtgggaaaaggaaaagggaaaaggCTACAAAAACCCTATTAGTCAAAAGAAGAACAAATAGGCTTTCAAATGCCCTAACCCTAGCTATTGCcagttggggggggggggggggggggggggggggggaagggaagggaagggagTGCGTTTCTTAATTATCTAATTATTGTCTTTGGTTTTACTTTAATCTTTCTTATTAAACTAAACAATGAGTAACCCacactcttttcttttttggtacttcaaatcaaatgtttaaagaaactatatttttatataataaaattaatttacacCTCTTATTTATAAGTAAACCTACTTAGTTTAACAAATGTGGGCTGTTTTAATTATTAGTCTACTTctctaattaataattatattattatctatCAATAGCAAACATCGATTAAGATAATATTATTGATAGACGATCGTGACATTTTAAGTATTGCTTTAATTTTACGAATATAATCGTGATCAAAAGCAATTTCGTTTTACATACAAGGTGAGAAATCTTGTTTGTCCATCATAATTAGGAGGAGAAAGAGAGAATCTTAAGGTTCAaaggttgttttttttttcttcttcttaaagAGATGAATTCTATTGTAGGGATTATAATTACTATTTAGGTTCCTACTACTTTTACCAAGCCTttcaactttatttttttttttttttaccattttttactTGTTTGATTTTCCACCCAAGGTATCTTCCAAATAAATAGGGCAAAAAGGAGagattatttaatattatatctttAAAAGGGGGGGGATGGTGACTTTTTGACAAGTAACATAACAATAATAGTGAAAGATGAGACAATTTGATTATCATTATAATGATTTTATAGAAGattaaattagtaatttttTGGTATTATTGATTAGGgattcttaaagaaaaaaaaaaaaaaaagaaaatctgaCTCCACAAAAGATTCAATGAAGCATAAGAAAGGTTAGATATTGGGTAAATTATAGCTGGgtcaatttaaatttttgatTATGTTTTACTTGAACATACTTATGAAAATTATGAAAGTTCAGattttaaattgatttattGATGGGAGTGTATAATTAAATGgacaaaattattaatttaaagtttaaaatgaTATAGCTAAAGATGGAGGggtataaattaataattagcGTAAACAAAATTAGTCCATCCACGCCTGATTAACCCAAAAACTTTGGGAAAGTATGTCTCATATTTTATGTTAAGCCTACCGAGATAAGTTATTTGTAAGTATGATGGTTGGGTTTCTTATCATAACATTATATTCTATTTTCATGATGTTGCTTACACAGTTCATATTAACTGAGGAACATGTGATAATAAAGTCTCCATATATCATTAAATTTACTTCCATTTATTCACTTAAACCTTTTCGACCAATTAATAATTTAGTATAGTATCAAAACCTATAAAATCCAAATGttcgtttcaaaaaaaatttctaaaagaATTGAACAGAATACTTTGGATTTAATGGACTATGATTTTATCTCGAAAAAATAAATTGACAAAGAGAAGAATAATTCATCTATATTATAAGAAGTGTGAGTCTTCTTGATTTTTTCAACGTGGGAGATTTTGAACATCTCAAGATTGAAATACATTAttaaattaagaacataagtaTTTTTTTGGAGTGGGTGGTAACATGACCATACTATAAATTAATATGTTTGACACCCAAAAGGTTGTTCAAACTAAAAAATTCTAGGGTTAACCTTAAGGTTTAATTGAAaactataaatcacaaatcaagtTAGTTGGGTGTAAGATATACATTTGCTTTATTTCTCAATTTTTACAGAGGTGATGGTATATATGTATTTAGTAAAATTTAACtaaaaagatgaagatgattgATTTATGGACACTAAACTAATATTACAATATTACTTTCAACCTCTAAAATTTGGATTAGATTGTATTATTGGGGtgaattttaaaacaaaaaagattcaacaaCTCAACAATTCTTTTCCTCCTAAGGTTtgcattaattaattattgatgGAAAGTTGAATgctgtttaattttttaattttaaaattaaaatatatttttttattattaattctttttttttttttgctctttTTAATCATCCTCTTTCCCTTCCCATCATTCTTCCTTACCCTTTCCTTTCCGTTATCAAtagtttattttaaaagaaatttaaaagagagaaagaagagagagagagagagaatttgaaaaaatatataatctttttattattaaaaatgaagtaaaaaaaaaaaaatgacaaagaaaccaaaattaaaatatatgcTACAAAAA encodes:
- the LOC103501995 gene encoding protein BIG GRAIN 1-like B yields the protein MDLWDHSDPHLLQQPRRSRRDNPSFSSSLLDAIYRSIDESNSQPEDHLIFYTHNTTKHTILPATVSQDHESLKFRMIDTWIDKKKKLRNIRDFTLSSSSSSESSSTAGRRFSSSETEFLSRALHRPTKLKPKPKPIKTNTWPQTEIITPNPKHDNGFVKSKSKASKIYHDLKKVKQPISPGARLASFLNSLFNGGSPKAKQKISSSTCSINSTKFDYDMSRKSKSQQGSTSTCSSASSFSRSCLSKTPSSRGNIKRSVRFCPVSVIVDEDCQPCGHKILHKSEEPIMKKGNLKKSNGNLEREKVKTEDMMKINYEEEEEEDDDDDDDDDALSCSSSDLFELDNLSVIGIERYREELPVYETTHFKTNCAIAKGLVL